The following proteins come from a genomic window of Mariniflexile sp. TRM1-10:
- a CDS encoding septal ring lytic transglycosylase RlpA family protein: protein MSLATKITSFIALLILISSFTTSKKAACKTVILNNKYKDSILSDTIHLDSSLTTYIPYKESVHASYYHDKFNGRKTASGDKFNNDLYTAAHKTLKFGTKVKVTNIVNDSSVIVTINDRGPFVKGREIDLSKKAFMEIAKYKHRGFLIVNIEILEEPL, encoded by the coding sequence ATGAGTTTAGCCACCAAAATTACAAGTTTTATAGCACTACTGATTTTAATAAGTAGTTTTACCACTTCAAAAAAAGCAGCTTGTAAAACAGTCATTTTAAATAATAAATATAAAGATTCTATTTTAAGCGACACCATTCATTTAGATTCTTCTTTAACAACCTACATACCGTATAAAGAAAGTGTACATGCCTCGTATTACCACGATAAGTTTAATGGTAGGAAAACTGCAAGTGGCGATAAATTTAATAATGATTTATATACTGCAGCTCATAAAACCCTAAAATTTGGTACAAAAGTTAAAGTTACAAATATCGTAAACGACTCGTCTGTTATAGTAACCATTAACGATAGAGGACCATTTGTAAAGGGTAGAGAAATTGATCTATCAAAAAAAGCGTTTATGGAAATTGCTAAATACAAACACCGGGGCTTTTTAATTGTTAATATTGAAATACTGGAAGAACCTCTATAA